CAGCCCCCTCGAGTCGAGCTCGCCTGCCACCCAGCGAGCTCCTCGAGTCATGAGACCCCAAAAAGAATCGAGTCCACCCAGAAAATAACGCTCCCGAGAACTCATGAAGAATTATCTCGTCACCGGAGGAGCCGGCTTCATCGGCTCCAACTTCGTCCACCTCGCCCTCCGCGACCCCCGGCTGGAAGCCGACGACGTGCGGCTGGTGGTGGTGGACAAGCTCACCTACGCCGGCAATCTCGACAACCTCGCCGCCGTTTCCAACCATCCCCGGTTCGCCCTCGAGCGGGTCGACATCGCCGACCGCGGCGCCGTCCAACGGCTGTTCCGAGACTACGCGCCGGCGGCGGTGATCAACTTCGCCGCCGAGAGCCACGTCGACCGCTCCATCGACGACGCCAGCGCCTTCATCCGCACCAATATCGTCGGCGCCTTCGAGCTCCTGGAGGCCGCCCGCCACTATTGGATGGGGCTCCAGGAAGATGCCAAGAGCGCCTTCCGCTTCCTCCACGTGTCCACCGACGAGGTCTACGGCTCCCTGGGCGCCACCGGTCACTTCACCGAGCAGACCGCCTACGCCCCCAACTCCCCCTACGCCGCCTCCAAGGCCTCTGCGGACCTGCTGGTGCGGGCGTACCACAAGACCTATGGGCTCCCCACCCTGACCACCAACTGCTCCAACAACTACGGCCCCTACCAATTCCCCGAGAAGCTCATCCCGCTGATGATCCTCAACGCCGCCGAGGGCAAGCCCCTGCCCATCTACGGCGACGGTAGCAACGTGCGGGATTGGATCCACGTCGAGGACCACTGCCGCGGCGTGCTGGCGGCCCTCGCCGATGGCGAGCCCGGGGGGAAATACAACTTCGGCGGCAGCAGCGAACGCAGTAACGTGGAGGTAGTGGACGCCCTTTGCGCCGCCCTCGAAGAGCTGCAGCCGGCGGCGGACAACGTCCACCTGCAGGCCGCCGGGCTGAGCGAGTACACCGAGCTCAAGACCTTCGTCACCGACCGCCCGGGGCATGATCGGCGCTACGCCATCGACGACTCCCACGCCCGCGAAAGCCTCGGCTGGGAGCCCCGCCACGACTTCGAATCCGGCCTCCGCCACACGGTGCGCTGGTACCTGGAGCACGACGCCTGGTGCCGACGGGTGAGCACCGGCGACTACCGCCGGGAGCGGCTGGGCCTGGCGTCCGCCGCCGACAGCCCGACAGCAGAAGCGAACATGGCAGAGGCGCGGGTCGCCGAAGGAGGTCAGGGATGAGCTTTCAAAAAACTCCATTGCCGGGGGTCATCCTGGTCGAGCCCAGGGTCTTCCGCGACCACCGGGGCTTCTTCCTGGAGACCTACCACGCCCAGCGCTACCGCGACGGCGGCATCGCCGAAACCTTCGTCCAGGACAACCACTCCCGTTCCGGCCCGCGCATCCTCCGCGGCCTCCACGCCCAGCGCCACAAGCCCCAGGGCAAGTTGGTGCGGGCGGTGGAGGGCGAGATTTGGGACGTGGCGGTGGACATCCGGGTCGGCTCCCCCACCTTTCGCCAGTGGTTCGGCGCCGTCCTTTCCGCCACCAACTTCCACCAGCTCTACATCCCCCCCGGGT
This window of the Acidobacteriota bacterium genome carries:
- the rfbC gene encoding dTDP-4-dehydrorhamnose 3,5-epimerase, with product MSFQKTPLPGVILVEPRVFRDHRGFFLETYHAQRYRDGGIAETFVQDNHSRSGPRILRGLHAQRHKPQGKLVRAVEGEIWDVAVDIRVGSPTFRQWFGAVLSATNFHQLYIPPGFAHGFCVLSEAAQVEYKCTDFYDRDDEIGLRWDDPDLAIEWPIQDPVLSDKDRDAPTTAELMDQLPTFEE
- the rfbB gene encoding dTDP-glucose 4,6-dehydratase, with the protein product MKNYLVTGGAGFIGSNFVHLALRDPRLEADDVRLVVVDKLTYAGNLDNLAAVSNHPRFALERVDIADRGAVQRLFRDYAPAAVINFAAESHVDRSIDDASAFIRTNIVGAFELLEAARHYWMGLQEDAKSAFRFLHVSTDEVYGSLGATGHFTEQTAYAPNSPYAASKASADLLVRAYHKTYGLPTLTTNCSNNYGPYQFPEKLIPLMILNAAEGKPLPIYGDGSNVRDWIHVEDHCRGVLAALADGEPGGKYNFGGSSERSNVEVVDALCAALEELQPAADNVHLQAAGLSEYTELKTFVTDRPGHDRRYAIDDSHARESLGWEPRHDFESGLRHTVRWYLEHDAWCRRVSTGDYRRERLGLASAADSPTAEANMAEARVAEGGQG